TCATCGAAAGCCGCTTCCTTGGCCTGGGCATTATCCCCGAGGTAAAATTTCCAGCCTTTGTTAAAGCTCTCCACCCCGCGTACCGATGGCTGGGCCGCTTCCGCGACGCGGGCAGCGCTGAGCAGCAACAGGAGCAGAAAGGAGAGAAAGTAGCGCATGGTGGGAGCAGGTTGTCTGACCGTTATTCCGAGCTTGCCGGTTGATGTCAGGCGGGGTTTTTTCTCGTCGGATTACATTCGGGCGCCAGCCAACCGTTATGTCTGGCTAAGGCTCGACATAACGGTTGGTTTGGTCTCGGGAAGACCTAGTTCGTGGCAGCTTTGGCCTCCTTTTTCTTCTTTTCGGGCGGGGCAATGAAGGTCACGGTGCTCTTGCCCATATCCTTAGAGGTAGCCACGGCAATGCCGCGCTGGTCGGCCTTGTTCACGGCGCAGTAGTAGTGGTAAACCACGCCCTTGTGCTTCACTACGAAGGACTTGTGGGCGAATAGCTCGTCGTAGGGTTCGGAAGGCTCCACGAGGTTCTGGCCGGTCCAGTCGGTCCAGTTCTGCAGGTCGTAGGAGCAGGCAAAGCGGTTCACGGCCCCGCTTACGCCGGGATAGAAGGCGCCGAAGTAAAACATAACCCACAGGCCCTTGTCCACGCCATCCAGCTGCTGCAGATAGGCGTCGCCGGTGATGCCCTTGTGGTGGTTGAGCACGGGGTTGCGCAGGTAACGGCTCCAGTGCACCATGTCGTCGGACACGGCCATGCCGATGCGCTCGGCCCCGCGCTTGGTGTCGAGCGAATCACCGTTGGCGTTGTAGTACATCACGAAGGGGTGGCCGGTTTGCTGCTGCTTGTCCCAGATAACCGAGCTTTTGTAAATCGTGTGGTTTTCCCACCAGCGCACGTCCGGGTCGGTGGCCTTGAGCACCGGCGCAGGTAGGCGCTGCCAGGCGTGCACGGTGGTCGGGGCTTGGCTGGTATAAGCCATACCGATGGATAGCAGGCCCTTTTCGTAGCCCCGGGAATTGCCGCCGAAGTACGACATCCAGTACTTGCCCTGGTAGGGCTGCCACTGGTAGGAGCCGCCCCACTTGTGATCCTGCAGGGCTACGTAGCCGGCTTTCTGGTTGGTGTCCCAGTCGGTGGTGTCGGTGAAGGACAGGAGCTTGCCCTTGGTATCCCACTTCAGTAAATCTTTGCTCTGGGCCAGCCAGGTTTCGTAGCCGCGCCCGTCGTAGATGATGTAGGTCATGTACCACTTTTTGCCTTTGCGGAACACGCTGGGGCAGTCCATTTTTCGCTTGTTGTCGTCCGTGACGAGCACCAGGCCGTACTTGTGGGGCGTTTTGACTTCCTCGTACACCCGCTGCATCACGCCGGCCGGCACCACTGCGGGCCTGGTCTGGGCAACGGCGGCTTGCGGCCCGGGCAAGGCCACCGACAGCAGGCAAAAGAGGGAAAGACGTTTCATGAGAAGAAGAGAAAGGAAGTGAGCAGCCCTAGTTTGGGCCAACGACAAAGCGGTAGGTGCCCGAGCCGGCCCGAATGCGCGTTCTGCCCTGGTCGGTGCCCAGCACGTGCAGCTCCGGGTGCCGGCTCAGGGGCTGGTTGCCTTCGGTAATGGTAGCCGGGTTGGTGGTAGGCAAATACACGGTGGCCGTGGTATTGGCCGGAATGGTCACAGTCAATGCAAAGCCATCAGCTGATTTCTGCCACTGGCTGGCAATCAGGCCGTAAGGCGACTCGTAGCGGGCCTGAGCGCTGGTGACGTCGCCGACGGGCTCGGGCCGAAAGTCAATCTTGTCGAAGGCCACCGCGTCCTTGGCGGGCCGGATGCCGGCCAGGCCGCCGTACAGCCATTCCTGTAAGTGCCCCAGCATCAGGTGGTTGTTGGATACCGTCGGCAGCGCCGCCCACGACTCTGTCAGGGCCGTGGCACCCCGGGTTAGCTGGTAGCCGTAGCCGGGCACGTCGGAGCGGTTGTTCATAGCGAAAATCACGTCGGAGCGGCCTGCATCTTCCAGCACGCGCAGCAGGTAGCGGTAGCCAATGTCGCCGGCCGTCAGCGCGTTGTTGCGGCTCTGGATGTCCCGGATGAGGTTTTCTACTACCGCTGCTTTGTCGGCCGGCTCCACCAGACCCATATAGACAGCCATGGCGTTGGCGGCTTGGCTGCCGGTAGCGTACTGCCTGGTCTGAGGGTTGAAGAACTTCTGGTTGAAGGCCGTGCGCACCTGTGCCGCCAGTTGTTCGTAGTCGGCGGCATCGGCGGGCTTGCCCAGCAGTCGGGCCACGCCGGCCAGGATGGTCAGGTCGTGGTAATACATGGCCGTGCCGGTCACGCCCATCGGCGTCTGCTGCGACACGCCCGGCGGCTTGGGCCCCAGGTCGTACCAGTCGCCCAGGCCCTGGCTCAGGATATGGCCCTGGGCCTTGGTGCCCAGGTAGCGCGCGTAGCGCTGCATCATGGGGTAGCTACTGGCCAGCACCTGCCGGTCGCCGTACCACTGGTACACGTACCACGGGAGCAGAATGCTGCTGCTGCCCCACTCGGGCGAGTCGCGGAACATGTCGCCGCCCCACTCAAACTTGACATACTCGGGCGCTATTTCCGGCACCAGCCCCTCGGCCGTCTGGGCCACCCGCAAATCGTCAATCACCTTGCGGCAGAGCGTGGCTATATCGTAGGCGTAGCGAATGGAAGCGCCCATCAGGTGGGTTTGCTCCTGCCAGCCCAGCTTTTCCCGGTGCGGGCAGTCGGTAAACACGCTGGCCAAGTTGCTCTTCACCGACCAGTCAATGAGCGTGTTGGTGCGGTTGAACAAGTCATTGGAGCAACTGAACTCACCCACCCGGGCCGCGGCATTGCGCGTGTGTAGGGCCGTAAGGGCCAGCACTACCGGGCGGCCTTGGGGATTGGGCTGGCCCTGGGGCACGCCGCCTTCCACCTGCGCGTACCGGAAGCCATAGTAGCTAAAGCGGGGCCGCCAGGTTTCCACACCGGTGCCGCGCAGCACATAGGTGAAAACGTACGGGCCGCCGGTGGCCTTTTGGGTAATAGTCTTATCGGCTTTGAGCAGTTCGGCCGGCAAGATGCGCACCGTGTCGCCGGCCTGGCCCTGTACCCGCAGCTCGACGATGCCCGAGGCGTTCTGGCCAAAGTTGTACACCCACTTGCCGGGCGAGGCCAGCACGATTTTCGGGTTGGTAAAGGTTTCGTGCACCTTCAGCGGCTCGGCATTTTGGGCCGTGAGTTCGGGCGGGCCGCTGACCACCAGCGCCGGTTTCCAGGTCTGGTCCCGGAAGCCGGGGGCATCCCAGCCGGGCTGCTCCAGGGTGGCATCGTAGTCCTCGCCGCCGTAAATACTACTGAAAGTGACGGGGCCGGGGGCGGTTTTCCAGGAGGCGTCGCTGAGCACGTCTTCGCGGTGGCCGTCCTGGTAGTCAAGCACCAGGCGCAAGCGTAGCTTGGGGTAGCCAAACGCGGTTTTTAGCTTGCGGAAGCGGCCTTTCACGGGCGGCACGTAGTAAAAGCCGTTGCCCAGCAGCACCCCCACGGTATTGGGACCTTTCCGCAACTGCTCGGTCACGTCGAAGGCTACGTACTGGGCGTGCTGGTCGTATTTGGTCCAGGCTGGGTCCAGGAAATGGTCACCTACTTTGCGGCCGTTCAGGTGCAGCTCAAACTGGCCCAGGCCGCAGACGTAGGCCGTGGCCTTGTGCAGGCGCTTACCCACGACAAAGTCCTTGCGCAGCAAAGGCAGCACGTTGGCACCAAAAAACGGGTCCTTTTTACCATCGGTGGGCAGCACGGTTACGTGCTCCTCGGGCAGCTTTTCGTAGGCTACCCACTCGGAGTTGAGCCAGTCGGCGGGGGAGAGCAGGCCCATCTGCCACCGGGCCGGCGGGCTCCAACGGGAGACCCGGTGGGTGTTGTCCCACACCATTACCTTCCAGAAGTAGGTTTTGGTGGCCTGTAGGGCCCGGCCCGCGTAGGGTACCTGAATGGATTGGCCCGAGGCCACCGGCCCGGAGTCCCAGAGGTTGCCCACGTTTTTCTGCAGCTGCTTTTCACTGTCGGCCACCAGAATCCGGTAGCTGGTCTGCGTCACCTGGCGTTGCTCGGAGCTGAGCTGCCAGCTGAACCGCGGGTGGCTTTGCTCTACGCTGAGTGGCTGGCTCTGGTAGTCGCAGGTTAGGTGCTGCACCTTGAGCTGCTGTGCCGAAGCCAAGAAAGGCAGCAGGAGCAGCCACGCCAGTACCCGTCGCCGGAGGCCCGGCGAAAAAGGGAGTGCTGTTCCTGACGATTCTCGGCTGTTCACGGCTGGGCAGAAGGTCGGGCTTCGGGGGGAGGTAAAGCAAGGCCTGAGTGGCAGAAACCCGACCGGTAGCTGCAGATCAGGCAATGCCCGGGACGAAGGGAAAAATGGCTACACAAATGTAAATTCCCAGTTCTGGCTCCTGTCCCAGCCGTTTGCATCTTGTTGTAGGATGTTAGCAGGCCGGCCGAAATGCCGCGCTGCTTCCTGCCCAACATGCTACAGCCGGGCCGTTAAGTGTCTACTGGCGGTCCTGCGGCAACAGTCGGGCTTTTGACTGCTGCCGCGGGGCTTTTTTATGAGGCATTTGCACCCGTAGCTTTGCAGGGCACACGCGTTGCTGGCATTCCGGCCAGCTTGCCCACTTGCCCTATTCCTCCCTATGAAGCAACTACTACTCCTGTTGGGGCTGCTGGCCCTGCTGCGCCCGGCCGCCGGGCAAACCTTCGTGCCGGTCCCGGCTGAGCGCGGCCAACCCATTCTTTGCCCCGCTGGCCCTCCGGCCCGTACGCGGGTGGCGGCGCCGGCCAACTTCCGGCCCGGTACCGTCCCGCGTCCCACGGCGGCCAACTTCGTGGTGACGTATTCTGCCAACTTTCCCGCCACCGCCCGCGCGGCTTTCGACTACGCCGTGGGCATTTGGGCGGCCCAGATCAACTCGCCGGTGCCCATTCGGGTGTATGCCTTTTGGGAAAGCCTGGGCCCCGGGCCGCTGGGGGGCTCGTATCCTACCACCAAGTTTATGGCTGTCAACGGCGGGCACCGCCGCAACGTGCTATACCCGGCACCCCTGGCCGAAAAGCTGGCAGGCCGGGAGCTAAACCCCACCACCGACCCGGACATCCTGCTGGCTTTCAACAGTAACCAAACGTGGTATTTGGGAACCGACGCCAACCCCGGAGCCTCGCAGATGGATTTTGTCTCGGTGGTGCTGCACGAGTTGGGTCACGGGCTGGGCTTCGACGCCCAATTCAGGGCTTTCCCCGAATTTCCGGCCACAGCCCAGGGCATCCCGCTCACCCTTTTTACCACTCACCTCGAAAACCAGGCCGGGCAGCAGCTGGCCAACCCAACCCTGTTTGCCAACCCCTCGGCTGCCCTGACGGCGCAGCTGACCAGCGGGCAGGTGTACTTTGGCAGCCCATTAGCTGCGGCCGCCAACGGTGGGCAGCTGCCGCGCATCTACGCGCCCCGCAGCTTTTCCGACGGCTCTAGCCTCAGCCACTTCGACGAGGACACGTACCCCGCCGGCAACGTCAACTCGCTGATGACTCCGTTTCGCGGCGCGGGCGAGGCCATTCACAATCCGGGTCCGCTGATGCTGAACATGCTGCGCGAGATGGGCTGGGTAGGCACAGCCATCCGCCACCGCCCGCTGCCCAGCACCGAAACGGCCCGGGACTTCCCCGTCACGGCTACTATTGTGAGCGACGGTACGCTCACGCCCGGCTCCCTGCTACTGCACTACCAGATCGACAACGCAACCCCGGTGTCGCTGCCGCTGACGGCCACGGGCGTGACCAACGAGTACGCGGCCTCGATTCCGAACCCGGGCGCCGGCAAAACGGTGCGCTATTACCTGGCGGCCGCCGACAACCAAACCAGCCGCACCTATACTGCTCCAGCCGCTGCCTTGCCAGGCGCCAGCGCCGGGCAGCCCTGGTACGAGTTCTTCGTGGGGCCCGACGTGGTGCCGCCCAGCATTCAGCACCAGGCACCCAGCCTGCTCTTTACCAATCAATTGCCGTACACCATCACGGCGCAGGCCGCAGATAGCGTTGGGATGGGCACCGTCACGCTGGAGTACAGCATCAACGGTACCGCCCGCCCGGCCCTGCCGCTGACCCGGCAAGGCAGCAGCTCGGAGTATACGACTACGCTGACCACCGCCGCCGGCCCCATCGAACCGGGCGACGTGCTGACTTACCGCCTCGTAGCCCGCGATGGGGCCAGCACGCCCAACCAGGCCACGGCTCCGGCCAGCGGCGTGTACACCGTCAGCATTGTCGGCTACAAAACTCCACAGGTCAGCTACTCGAACAATTTTGACACACCCACGCCGCTCGACTTCACCGGCAACGGCTTTTCGGTAACCCAGCCCGCGGGCTTCGCCAATTCCGCCCTGCACAGCACGCATCCGTACGGCAACAACGCGAATTTCACCTACCTGCTGCTGCAGCCCATCGTCGTGCGCGCCACCGCGGCCACCGTCAGCTTCGACCATATTGCCTTCGTCGGGCCCGATATTTCGAATGCCATTCTCTTCGGCGACGACCGGGTACGGGTGGAAGGCAGCAAGGACGATGGCACCACCTGGAGCTCCCTGGGTTCGTATCAGTCCTCCACATTTAGTGCCTGGTCGACGCTCTACAACCCGCGCGACGCAGACAACAATTCAACCGGGGTGCCAACCGAAAGCCTCTACCGCCGGGCAACCATCAACCTGCGGCAAACCTACGCGGCCGGCGACGTGGTGCGGCTGCGTTTCGTCCTGTCCTCCAACGCCAGCATTCACGGCTGGGGCTGGGTTATCGACAACCTCGTGATTCAGCCCGTCGCCAGCAGCGCCGCCGGGGCTCACCAGGGCCAGGTAGCCGCCGCTTACCCCAATCCGACCAGCGGCAGCTTCACGCTGGCGCTGCCCGCGGGCTTTGCCGGCGGTAGCCACCGGGCCGAGCTGCTGGTGCGCAATGCGCTGGGCCAGCAGCTCGGCCGCCAGCAAGTAGTGCTGACGCCGGATCAAGCAAACCTGCACGTGGCGCTCGGAACGGTGCCGGCCGGCCTCTACCAGGTAAGCCTGCGCACGCCCGAGGGCAAGACGGTCTCCGGCAAAGTGCAGGTGCAGCCCTGAGTAGGGCGCGGCCAGATTTGCCGGAGCTACAATTGTAACAGCCGCCGCCCGTGGCTACCTTAGAAGAAGGTACCGCCGCAACAAGTCGGCCCGGTGCGGAGCAGATGCTTTGCAACTTCGTTACTTTTGCAGTTGTTTCTGCCTTAACCCGCTAGCGCTGCGGTCCTCACCACCTTCGCCTCTTGCTTATGCTCTCGCCCGATCGTATTGCCCAAACGCTGAGCCGCCACGGCCTGCGCCAAACCCCGGTGCGGCGGGCCGTGCTGCAGGTTATGACGAATTCCCCGTTTGCGTTGTCGGTGGGGGAGATTGAACCCCAGCTGCCGCCCGACACCGACCGCATCACCTTGTACCGGACCCTGAAGTCGTTTGAGGAAAGCGGTCTGATTCACCGGGTAATAGATGCCTCCGACGTGATTCGCTACGCCACGTGTTCGATAGAGTGCAGTGCCAAAGCCCACTTCGATAACCACGTGCATTTCAAATGCACCAGCTGCCA
Above is a genomic segment from Hymenobacter cellulosivorans containing:
- a CDS encoding zinc-dependent metalloprotease, which encodes MKQLLLLLGLLALLRPAAGQTFVPVPAERGQPILCPAGPPARTRVAAPANFRPGTVPRPTAANFVVTYSANFPATARAAFDYAVGIWAAQINSPVPIRVYAFWESLGPGPLGGSYPTTKFMAVNGGHRRNVLYPAPLAEKLAGRELNPTTDPDILLAFNSNQTWYLGTDANPGASQMDFVSVVLHELGHGLGFDAQFRAFPEFPATAQGIPLTLFTTHLENQAGQQLANPTLFANPSAALTAQLTSGQVYFGSPLAAAANGGQLPRIYAPRSFSDGSSLSHFDEDTYPAGNVNSLMTPFRGAGEAIHNPGPLMLNMLREMGWVGTAIRHRPLPSTETARDFPVTATIVSDGTLTPGSLLLHYQIDNATPVSLPLTATGVTNEYAASIPNPGAGKTVRYYLAAADNQTSRTYTAPAAALPGASAGQPWYEFFVGPDVVPPSIQHQAPSLLFTNQLPYTITAQAADSVGMGTVTLEYSINGTARPALPLTRQGSSSEYTTTLTTAAGPIEPGDVLTYRLVARDGASTPNQATAPASGVYTVSIVGYKTPQVSYSNNFDTPTPLDFTGNGFSVTQPAGFANSALHSTHPYGNNANFTYLLLQPIVVRATAATVSFDHIAFVGPDISNAILFGDDRVRVEGSKDDGTTWSSLGSYQSSTFSAWSTLYNPRDADNNSTGVPTESLYRRATINLRQTYAAGDVVRLRFVLSSNASIHGWGWVIDNLVIQPVASSAAGAHQGQVAAAYPNPTSGSFTLALPAGFAGGSHRAELLVRNALGQQLGRQQVVLTPDQANLHVALGTVPAGLYQVSLRTPEGKTVSGKVQVQP
- a CDS encoding glycosylase: MKRLSLFCLLSVALPGPQAAVAQTRPAVVPAGVMQRVYEEVKTPHKYGLVLVTDDNKRKMDCPSVFRKGKKWYMTYIIYDGRGYETWLAQSKDLLKWDTKGKLLSFTDTTDWDTNQKAGYVALQDHKWGGSYQWQPYQGKYWMSYFGGNSRGYEKGLLSIGMAYTSQAPTTVHAWQRLPAPVLKATDPDVRWWENHTIYKSSVIWDKQQQTGHPFVMYYNANGDSLDTKRGAERIGMAVSDDMVHWSRYLRNPVLNHHKGITGDAYLQQLDGVDKGLWVMFYFGAFYPGVSGAVNRFACSYDLQNWTDWTGQNLVEPSEPYDELFAHKSFVVKHKGVVYHYYCAVNKADQRGIAVATSKDMGKSTVTFIAPPEKKKKEAKAATN
- a CDS encoding Fur family transcriptional regulator, with translation MLSPDRIAQTLSRHGLRQTPVRRAVLQVMTNSPFALSVGEIEPQLPPDTDRITLYRTLKSFEESGLIHRVIDASDVIRYATCSIECSAKAHFDNHVHFKCTSCQHVYCLNQVAIPAVTLPDKFEAVHRDYLLAGLCRECHPA
- a CDS encoding family 78 glycoside hydrolase catalytic domain, whose amino-acid sequence is MASAQQLKVQHLTCDYQSQPLSVEQSHPRFSWQLSSEQRQVTQTSYRILVADSEKQLQKNVGNLWDSGPVASGQSIQVPYAGRALQATKTYFWKVMVWDNTHRVSRWSPPARWQMGLLSPADWLNSEWVAYEKLPEEHVTVLPTDGKKDPFFGANVLPLLRKDFVVGKRLHKATAYVCGLGQFELHLNGRKVGDHFLDPAWTKYDQHAQYVAFDVTEQLRKGPNTVGVLLGNGFYYVPPVKGRFRKLKTAFGYPKLRLRLVLDYQDGHREDVLSDASWKTAPGPVTFSSIYGGEDYDATLEQPGWDAPGFRDQTWKPALVVSGPPELTAQNAEPLKVHETFTNPKIVLASPGKWVYNFGQNASGIVELRVQGQAGDTVRILPAELLKADKTITQKATGGPYVFTYVLRGTGVETWRPRFSYYGFRYAQVEGGVPQGQPNPQGRPVVLALTALHTRNAAARVGEFSCSNDLFNRTNTLIDWSVKSNLASVFTDCPHREKLGWQEQTHLMGASIRYAYDIATLCRKVIDDLRVAQTAEGLVPEIAPEYVKFEWGGDMFRDSPEWGSSSILLPWYVYQWYGDRQVLASSYPMMQRYARYLGTKAQGHILSQGLGDWYDLGPKPPGVSQQTPMGVTGTAMYYHDLTILAGVARLLGKPADAADYEQLAAQVRTAFNQKFFNPQTRQYATGSQAANAMAVYMGLVEPADKAAVVENLIRDIQSRNNALTAGDIGYRYLLRVLEDAGRSDVIFAMNNRSDVPGYGYQLTRGATALTESWAALPTVSNNHLMLGHLQEWLYGGLAGIRPAKDAVAFDKIDFRPEPVGDVTSAQARYESPYGLIASQWQKSADGFALTVTIPANTTATVYLPTTNPATITEGNQPLSRHPELHVLGTDQGRTRIRAGSGTYRFVVGPN